One Actinosynnema pretiosum DNA segment encodes these proteins:
- a CDS encoding PLD nuclease N-terminal domain-containing protein — MPTTAQTATTIAQHAQQDPEFQIWGIALGGGVLVVLAALVVLFLAALVSILGSPQSFPLKLVWIVIVLCLPFLGCLLWFAIGRGFARREAACAHGRSGRR; from the coding sequence TTGCCCACCACCGCGCAGACCGCGACCACGATCGCCCAGCACGCGCAGCAGGACCCGGAGTTCCAGATCTGGGGCATCGCGCTCGGCGGCGGGGTCCTCGTGGTCCTGGCCGCCCTGGTCGTCCTCTTCCTGGCCGCGCTGGTCAGCATCCTCGGCTCGCCGCAGAGCTTCCCGCTCAAGCTGGTGTGGATCGTGATCGTGCTGTGCCTGCCGTTCCTCGGCTGCCTGCTGTGGTTCGCGATCGGCCGGGGCTTCGCCCGCCGCGAGGCCGCCTGCGCGCACGGGCGGAGCGGTCGCCGCTGA
- the metK gene encoding methionine adenosyltransferase yields the protein MSQHSSRLFTSESVTEGHPDKICDAISDSILDALLAKDPTSRVAVETLVTTGQVHVAGEVTTEAYVDIPSIVREKILEIGYDSSAKGFDGHSCGVNVAIGAQSPDIAQGVDTAYEQRTGDAGDDIDQQGAGDQGLMFGYACTDTPELMPLPIALAHRLSRRLTAVRKDGSVPYLRPDGKTQVTIEYAGDQPVRLDTVVVSTQHADGIDLEQLLGVDVRERVVAPEIEGLGLDTSDVRLLVNPTGRFVIGGPMGDAGLTGRKIIVDTYGGMARHGGGAFSGKDPSKVDRSAAYAMRWVAKNAVAAGLATRIEVQVAYAIGKAAPVGLFVETFGTETVDPSKIQQAITEVFDLRPAAIIRDLDLLRPIYAPTAAYGHFGRTDVELPWEDTSRADALRAAAGA from the coding sequence GTGAGCCAGCACAGCAGCAGGCTGTTCACCAGCGAGTCGGTGACCGAGGGGCATCCGGACAAGATCTGCGACGCGATCAGCGACTCGATCCTGGACGCGCTGCTGGCCAAGGATCCCACCTCGCGGGTGGCGGTGGAGACGCTGGTGACCACCGGTCAGGTGCACGTCGCGGGCGAGGTGACGACCGAGGCGTACGTGGACATCCCGTCGATCGTGCGGGAGAAGATCCTGGAGATCGGCTACGACTCCTCGGCGAAGGGGTTCGACGGTCACTCGTGCGGGGTGAACGTGGCGATCGGGGCGCAGTCCCCGGACATCGCGCAGGGCGTGGACACCGCCTACGAGCAGCGCACCGGTGACGCCGGTGACGACATCGACCAGCAGGGCGCGGGCGACCAGGGCCTGATGTTCGGCTACGCGTGCACGGACACGCCGGAGCTGATGCCGCTGCCGATCGCGCTGGCGCACCGGCTCTCGCGCAGGTTGACGGCGGTGCGCAAGGACGGCTCGGTGCCGTACCTGCGCCCGGACGGCAAGACCCAGGTGACCATCGAGTACGCCGGTGACCAGCCGGTGCGCCTGGACACCGTGGTGGTGTCCACGCAGCACGCGGACGGCATCGACCTGGAGCAACTGCTCGGCGTCGACGTGCGCGAGCGCGTGGTGGCCCCGGAGATCGAGGGCCTCGGCCTGGACACCTCCGACGTGCGGCTGCTGGTCAACCCGACCGGTCGGTTCGTGATCGGCGGTCCGATGGGTGACGCCGGGCTGACCGGTCGCAAGATCATCGTGGACACGTACGGCGGCATGGCGCGGCACGGTGGTGGCGCGTTCTCGGGCAAGGACCCGTCGAAGGTCGACCGCTCGGCGGCGTACGCGATGCGGTGGGTGGCCAAGAACGCCGTCGCCGCGGGTCTGGCGACCCGCATCGAGGTGCAGGTGGCCTACGCGATCGGCAAGGCCGCCCCGGTGGGTCTGTTCGTGGAGACCTTCGGCACCGAGACGGTGGACCCGAGCAAGATCCAGCAGGCCATCACCGAGGTGTTCGACCTGCGCCCGGCCGCGATCATCCGCGACCTCGACCTGCTGCGCCCGATCTACGCCCCCACCGCCGCGTACGGCCACTTCGGCCGCACCGACGTGGAGCTGCCGTGGGAGGACACCTCCCGCGCCGACGCCCTCCGCGCGGCGGCGGGCGCCTGA
- the rpoZ gene encoding DNA-directed RNA polymerase subunit omega, whose amino-acid sequence MTTHTELGPLSGSPEGITNPPIDDLLEQVSSKYALVIYAAKRARQINDYYAQLGEGLLEYVGPLVEPGPREKPLSIALREIHAGLLEHTEGE is encoded by the coding sequence GTGACCACGCACACCGAGCTGGGCCCCCTGTCCGGGTCGCCGGAGGGCATCACCAACCCGCCGATCGACGACCTGCTGGAGCAGGTCAGCTCGAAGTACGCGCTGGTGATCTACGCGGCCAAGCGGGCGCGCCAGATCAACGACTACTACGCCCAGCTCGGCGAGGGCCTGCTGGAGTACGTCGGCCCGCTGGTCGAGCCCGGCCCGCGCGAGAAGCCGCTCTCCATCGCGCTCCGGGAGATCCACGCCGGCCTCCTCGAGCACACCGAGGGCGAGTGA
- a CDS encoding primosomal protein N' produces MAQGRAASRRGERVPAAAMPVARVVVDVPLPHLDRPFDYQVPTDLDEVAVPGVRVRVRFAGQLVDGYLLERAESTEYGRKLAFLEKVVSPEPVLAPEVALLARAVADRYAGTLIDVLRMAVPPRHARAEAAEPPPPAPAPERPADTGWGRYRHGANFLDALAAGRAPRAVWQALPAEDWPARLAEVAATVASTGKGVLVVVPDHRDLARLHEACAKLVDPAAVTVLAAELGPQERYKRWLAVRRGSVRIALGARGAALAPVNDLGLVVVWDDGDDLHTEPRMPYPNVRDVLVQRSHLGGAAFLVGGFARTAEAQLLVDSGWAHEVVADREELRAAAPRVVAVGDGDWQEAKDPAARSARLPSIAFEAARAALSAGAPVLIQVPRRGYVPALACGQCRAAARCRRCAGPLALPGGGGDGAPRPAYCRWCGATEAAFRCPSCGSRRLRGQVIGARRTAEELGRAFTGVVVRTSGGDDVLAKVPGGPALVVATPGAEPVADGGYGAALLLDGWALLGRADLRAAEEAVRRWMGAAALVRRGDRGGRIVVVAESSLAPVQALVRWDPVWHAGQELAARAELGFPPAVRMATLDASPDALAVVLEELRLPERGEVLGPVPLGEERERALVRVPRGDGRALSTSLSDVLSVRSARKETEPVRVKVDPLEVL; encoded by the coding sequence ATGGCACAGGGCAGGGCGGCGAGCAGGCGGGGCGAACGCGTCCCCGCCGCCGCCATGCCCGTGGCCAGGGTCGTCGTGGACGTGCCGCTGCCGCACCTGGACCGCCCGTTCGACTACCAGGTGCCCACCGACCTGGACGAGGTCGCCGTGCCCGGCGTGCGGGTGCGGGTCCGCTTCGCCGGTCAGCTGGTCGACGGCTACCTGCTGGAGCGCGCCGAGTCCACCGAGTACGGCCGCAAGCTCGCCTTCCTGGAGAAGGTGGTGTCCCCGGAGCCCGTGCTGGCCCCGGAGGTGGCCCTGCTGGCCCGCGCGGTCGCCGACCGGTACGCGGGCACCCTCATCGACGTGCTGCGCATGGCCGTCCCGCCCCGGCACGCCCGCGCCGAGGCCGCCGAGCCCCCACCCCCCGCGCCCGCGCCCGAGCGGCCCGCCGACACCGGCTGGGGCCGCTACCGGCACGGGGCCAACTTCCTGGACGCGCTGGCCGCGGGCCGCGCGCCGCGCGCCGTGTGGCAGGCGCTGCCCGCCGAGGACTGGCCCGCCCGGCTCGCCGAGGTCGCCGCGACCGTGGCGTCCACCGGCAAGGGCGTGCTGGTCGTGGTGCCCGACCACCGGGACCTCGCCCGGCTGCACGAGGCGTGCGCGAAGCTGGTCGACCCGGCGGCGGTGACCGTGCTGGCCGCCGAGCTGGGGCCGCAGGAGCGGTACAAGCGCTGGTTGGCGGTGCGGCGCGGCTCGGTGCGGATCGCGCTGGGCGCGCGCGGCGCGGCCCTGGCCCCCGTCAACGACCTCGGGCTCGTCGTGGTGTGGGACGACGGCGACGACCTGCACACCGAGCCGAGGATGCCTTACCCGAACGTGCGCGACGTGCTCGTGCAGCGCTCCCACCTGGGCGGGGCCGCGTTCCTGGTGGGCGGGTTCGCCCGCACCGCCGAGGCGCAGCTGCTGGTGGACAGCGGGTGGGCGCACGAGGTCGTGGCCGACCGGGAGGAGCTGCGGGCCGCCGCGCCGCGCGTGGTCGCGGTCGGCGACGGCGACTGGCAGGAGGCCAAGGACCCGGCGGCCCGCTCGGCGCGGCTGCCGTCCATCGCGTTCGAGGCCGCCCGCGCGGCGCTGTCGGCGGGCGCGCCGGTGCTGATCCAGGTGCCGCGCCGGGGGTACGTGCCCGCGCTGGCCTGCGGGCAGTGCCGCGCGGCGGCCCGGTGCAGGCGCTGCGCGGGTCCGCTCGCGCTGCCCGGCGGTGGCGGCGACGGCGCGCCCAGGCCCGCCTACTGCCGGTGGTGCGGGGCGACCGAGGCGGCGTTCCGCTGCCCGTCGTGCGGGTCGCGCAGGCTGCGCGGGCAGGTCATCGGGGCCAGGCGCACCGCCGAGGAGCTGGGGCGGGCGTTCACCGGGGTCGTGGTGCGCACCTCCGGCGGCGACGACGTGCTGGCGAAGGTGCCCGGCGGGCCCGCGCTGGTGGTGGCCACGCCCGGCGCGGAGCCGGTGGCCGACGGCGGGTACGGGGCCGCGCTGCTGCTCGACGGCTGGGCGCTGCTCGGCCGGGCCGACCTGCGGGCCGCGGAGGAGGCGGTGCGCCGCTGGATGGGGGCCGCCGCCCTGGTGCGCCGGGGCGACCGGGGCGGCCGGATCGTGGTGGTCGCCGAGTCCTCGCTGGCCCCCGTGCAGGCGCTGGTGCGCTGGGACCCGGTGTGGCACGCCGGGCAGGAGCTGGCCGCCCGCGCCGAGCTGGGCTTCCCGCCCGCCGTGCGGATGGCCACGCTCGACGCGTCCCCGGACGCGCTGGCCGTCGTGCTGGAGGAGCTGCGGCTGCCCGAGCGCGGCGAGGTGCTGGGGCCGGTGCCGCTGGGCGAGGAGCGCGAGCGGGCGCTGGTGCGGGTGCCCAGGGGCGACGGGCGGGCGCTGTCGACGTCCCTGTCGGACGTGCTGTCGGTCCGCAGCGCCCGCAAGGAGACCGAACCCGTGCGGGTGAAGGTCGACCCGCTCGAAGTGCTCTGA
- the ggt gene encoding gamma-glutamyltransferase, with amino-acid sequence MIRSAVVLLTAAALVAPVAPAHADPLQAEGARPRPAPRQPEAVGHGGAVSSVDPDASQIGIDVLARGGNAVDAAVATAAALGVTDPFSAGIGGGGFFVVYDARTRKVSSIDGRETAPASAGPDLFVEDGAPVPFAEAVTSGRSVGTPGTPLTWERALQRWGSRSLSQLLEPAESLARRGFTVDATFNQQAANNAARFADFTSTRDLFLPGGAPPAVGSTFRNPQLADTYRELRRRGTDVFYRGAIGRDVVSAVRTPPVAPGSTRNVRPGDLTARDLATYDAPRRDAVSSTYRGLEVHGMAPPSSGGTTVGEALNILETGRLSGASPALVGHRVLEASRLAFADRNRWVGDPAFVDVPVSGLLSKRFAAGRACLVDDAKAMTGAVAPGDPRNPVACASGGTAAPTPYEGEHTTHLTTADRWGNVVSYTLTIEQEGGSGIVVPGRGFLLNNELTDFSFTPAAPGVPDPNLPGPGKRPRSSMSPTIVLDHGKPVLALGSPGGASIITTVLHVLVQRLDRRVPLVEAIASPRASQRNSATTQAEAAFLATPEAQALTALGHRFTSTAEIGAVTAVERLPDGRWRAAAETDRRGGGAARVVHPR; translated from the coding sequence ATGATCCGGTCAGCTGTGGTCCTGCTCACCGCCGCCGCGCTCGTCGCGCCGGTCGCACCCGCGCACGCCGACCCGCTCCAGGCCGAGGGCGCCCGGCCGAGACCCGCCCCCAGGCAACCCGAGGCGGTCGGCCACGGGGGAGCGGTGTCCAGCGTCGACCCGGACGCCTCCCAGATCGGGATCGACGTGCTCGCCAGGGGCGGCAACGCGGTGGACGCCGCCGTCGCCACGGCCGCCGCGCTCGGCGTCACCGACCCGTTCTCGGCGGGCATCGGCGGCGGCGGGTTCTTCGTGGTCTACGACGCCCGCACCCGGAAGGTGTCGAGCATCGACGGCCGGGAGACCGCGCCCGCCTCGGCCGGGCCGGACCTGTTCGTGGAGGACGGGGCCCCGGTGCCGTTCGCCGAGGCCGTCACCAGCGGCCGGTCCGTCGGCACGCCCGGCACGCCGCTCACCTGGGAGCGGGCCCTGCAGCGCTGGGGCAGCCGCTCGCTGTCCCAGCTCCTCGAACCGGCCGAGTCGCTGGCCAGGCGCGGGTTCACCGTCGACGCCACCTTCAACCAGCAGGCGGCGAACAACGCGGCCCGGTTCGCCGACTTCACCTCCACCCGCGACCTGTTCCTGCCCGGAGGCGCGCCGCCCGCCGTGGGCAGCACGTTCCGCAACCCGCAGCTGGCCGACACCTACCGGGAGCTGCGCAGGCGCGGCACGGACGTGTTCTACCGGGGCGCGATCGGCCGGGACGTGGTCAGCGCGGTGCGCACGCCCCCGGTGGCGCCCGGCTCGACCAGGAACGTGCGGCCCGGCGACCTGACCGCGCGCGACCTGGCGACCTACGACGCGCCGCGCCGCGACGCGGTCAGCAGCACCTACCGGGGACTCGAGGTGCACGGCATGGCCCCGCCGTCGTCCGGCGGGACGACCGTGGGGGAGGCGCTGAACATCCTGGAGACCGGCAGGCTCTCCGGCGCGAGCCCGGCCCTGGTGGGGCACCGGGTGCTGGAGGCGTCCCGGCTGGCGTTCGCCGACCGGAACCGGTGGGTCGGCGACCCGGCGTTCGTGGACGTGCCGGTGTCCGGGCTGCTGTCCAAGCGGTTCGCGGCAGGCCGGGCCTGCCTGGTCGACGACGCGAAGGCGATGACCGGGGCCGTCGCGCCCGGCGACCCCCGCAACCCGGTGGCGTGCGCCTCGGGCGGGACCGCCGCGCCGACGCCGTACGAGGGCGAGCACACCACGCACCTGACCACCGCCGACCGGTGGGGCAACGTCGTCTCCTACACCCTGACCATCGAGCAGGAGGGAGGCTCGGGCATCGTCGTGCCGGGGCGCGGGTTCCTGCTCAACAACGAGCTGACCGACTTCTCCTTCACCCCCGCCGCGCCCGGAGTGCCCGACCCGAACCTGCCCGGCCCCGGCAAGCGGCCCCGCTCCTCGATGAGCCCGACCATCGTGCTCGACCACGGCAAGCCGGTGCTGGCGCTGGGCTCGCCGGGCGGGGCGTCGATCATCACCACCGTGCTGCACGTGCTGGTGCAGCGGCTGGACCGCCGGGTGCCGCTCGTGGAGGCGATCGCCTCGCCGCGCGCCTCCCAGCGCAACTCCGCGACCACCCAGGCCGAGGCGGCGTTCCTGGCCACGCCCGAGGCGCAGGCGCTGACCGCGCTCGGCCACCGGTTCACGTCCACCGCCGAGATCGGCGCGGTGACGGCCGTCGAGCGGCTGCCCGACGGCCGCTGGCGGGCCGCCGCCGAGACCGACCGGCGCGGCGGCGGCGCGGCCCGCGTGGTGCACCCGCGCTAG
- the coaBC gene encoding bifunctional phosphopantothenoylcysteine decarboxylase/phosphopantothenate--cysteine ligase CoaBC → MTEHLPGAPARPRVVLGVGGGIAAFKACEVLRGLTETGHDVRVVPTEEALRFVGAATFEALSGQPVRTGVFTDVPEVPHVRLGQEADLVVVAPTTANLLAKAAHGLADDLLTNTLLTARCPVLLVPAMHTEMWEHPATRDNVALLRSRGVIVAEPASGRLTGKDTGKGRLPEAVEIVELARLLLARGDALPRDLEGLRVVVSAGGTREPLDPVRFLGNRSSGRQGYAIARVAAQRGAEVVLVAAHTADLVQPAGVELVRVGTALQLRDAMHARAERADVLVMSAAVADFRPVDLVEHKIKKGDLDPDPVRLTRNPDVLAELVAARRPGQSVVGFAAETGDAGASVLDHGRAKLRRKGCDLLVVNDVGSGGAFEGEDNQGWLLSSDGTERPIPHGSKAQLASILWDAVVAGRSSSEVPEPGRQ, encoded by the coding sequence GTGACCGAGCACCTGCCCGGTGCCCCCGCCAGACCCCGCGTCGTGCTCGGGGTGGGCGGGGGCATCGCCGCGTTCAAGGCCTGCGAGGTCCTGCGCGGCCTGACCGAGACGGGCCACGACGTCCGCGTCGTGCCCACCGAGGAGGCGCTGCGGTTCGTCGGCGCCGCCACCTTCGAGGCGCTGTCGGGGCAGCCGGTCCGAACCGGCGTGTTCACGGACGTGCCCGAGGTGCCGCACGTGCGGCTCGGCCAGGAGGCCGACCTCGTGGTCGTCGCCCCCACCACGGCCAACCTGCTGGCCAAGGCCGCCCACGGGCTGGCCGACGACCTGCTGACCAACACCCTGCTGACCGCGCGCTGCCCGGTCCTGCTGGTCCCGGCGATGCACACCGAGATGTGGGAGCACCCGGCGACGCGGGACAACGTGGCGCTGCTGCGCTCGCGGGGCGTCATCGTGGCCGAGCCCGCCAGCGGCAGGCTCACCGGCAAGGACACCGGCAAGGGCAGGCTGCCCGAGGCCGTCGAGATCGTGGAGCTGGCCCGGTTGCTGCTGGCGCGCGGCGACGCGCTGCCGCGCGACCTGGAGGGCCTGCGCGTCGTCGTCTCGGCGGGCGGGACCCGCGAGCCGCTCGACCCGGTCCGCTTCCTGGGCAACCGCTCGTCCGGCAGGCAGGGCTACGCCATCGCCCGCGTCGCCGCCCAGCGCGGCGCCGAGGTGGTCCTGGTGGCCGCGCACACCGCCGACCTGGTCCAGCCCGCGGGCGTGGAGCTGGTGCGGGTGGGCACGGCCCTTCAGCTGCGGGACGCGATGCACGCCCGTGCCGAGCGGGCCGACGTGCTGGTGATGTCCGCCGCCGTCGCCGACTTCCGACCGGTCGACCTGGTCGAGCACAAGATCAAGAAGGGCGACCTCGACCCGGACCCGGTGCGGCTGACCCGCAACCCGGACGTCCTGGCCGAGCTGGTCGCCGCGCGCCGCCCCGGCCAGTCCGTGGTCGGCTTCGCCGCCGAGACCGGGGACGCGGGCGCGAGCGTGCTCGACCACGGTCGGGCGAAGCTCAGGCGCAAGGGGTGCGACCTCCTCGTCGTCAACGACGTCGGTTCGGGGGGCGCCTTCGAGGGGGAGGACAACCAGGGCTGGTTGCTCTCCTCGGACGGGACCGAGCGGCCCATCCCGCACGGCTCGAAGGCCCAGTTGGCGTCCATCCTGTGGGACGCGGTGGTCGCGGGCCGGTCGTCCTCAGAGGTTCCCGAGCCCGGCCGTCAGTAA